The DNA window GCTAGGAAAAGGGCGCCGAGTTCGATGGACGGACAGCGGTCCGCTTCGAGCCGCGCGGGTCGAGCGACTCAGTTCGAGGCAGGCGTCGCACCGTGCAGATCGCGATCGCCATGGCATTCGGCGTTGTTGTCCGACGGCCGATCGCGATCGAGCTCATGCTCGAGGGCGTGCGGCTCTTGGGCCTCGTGCATCAACTCGTCGACCTCGCGGCGGTTGAACAAGTAGATCACGCCACCGACGGCCGCATTGAGCAAGGTCGTGATGCGGTAACCCACGGCGACCAGCAGCCCCTGGCCGGGGGTGACCTTCAAACCAGTGGGCAGATTCGTGTACAGATAGTCGATCACGATCTCGATGGCCCCCAGGCCGGCGGGCAGGGCCGGAATGGCCCCGGCCACCATCGCCAGCGGCACGGCCACGAAGTGATCGAGCCACGTCGGGACGACGCCCGGGGTGCCGGTGGCGATCATGTACACGCTGGTCGTTGCGAACAGGTGCACGATCATGCTCAGCACGACGTTGATCGCCAGGACGAGCGGCTTTTGGCTGTAGATGCGGATCGCCTCGATCAGCTTGACGGCGATGCCGCCAACCTTGGGCAGCCGCGATAGGCGCTCGCTCATCCGCCCGCTGGTGACGCCGGGAATTAGCAGCATGGCGATGCCGACGGCCCCGATGGCCGTGCAGACCAGCGTCGCCACGACGATCACTCGTATCGGACGCGGCATGTTTTCGTGCAGCAGCCCGTCGGAGAAAATCGCGATCGAGGCGACCAGGAACAGCCCGTAGAGACCGATGATCCGGTCGAGTACGACCGTGGCGACGGCCTCGGCGCGGCGCTGCGGGTGCTCGCGAGCGATAAAGATGGCCTTGAACAGGTCGCCGCCGACGCTGCCCGGTGAGACGAGATTGAGCATGTAGCCCAGGAAGCCCAGCCGCAGGGCGTCGCGGAATTTGAACGGCAGCCCCAGGGCCACGACCAGCAAGTGCCAGCGGACCATCGTGATCATCACGGCTGCCAACGAGACGAGCCAGGCCGCGACCAGGATGTACCAGTTGGCCGCCGGCGAGCTGACCAGCTTCCAGAAATTGTCGCGGAATGTGGCGTCCTTCCAGGCGTTCCACACCACGAAACCCAGGATGGCGAGCGAGACGCTCAACCGCACCAGGATGGAGACCCACTTGTTCAAGCCATCGCTCCACGATCGGGTTGGGTTGCCGCCATTTTGCCGGCAGCATGGCCGGGCTGAGAAGGGGGGACGGCCCGCGCGGCTGCCTCCCCGGCGACCGCCGTTCGATGGACTGCATCTCGAACTACGCGCGGCAATAGGCAAATCGGCTGCCAGGCAAATCTTACAACATGCCGACCGGGGTCGCTCTCGTCCGGACGGCTTCTCGTGGCAGCTCGAGGACCTCGCTGCCAATTCGGAGGATTTCGCCGGGCCACGCCGAAGAAACCCCGGCGGTCGCGCCGAAGAATAGTCGAGGTTCGCTGCGCACGGTCGTAGCGGTCTCGCCGCCGCCGGGTAGCCCTGGCTGGCAAAGTCGGTACAATGGCCCACGCGACGGCGAAGGCCGGCAGCTTGCGGTCTTTGCTATCGTGCTGGCCCGCAGCATGGGCCGCACGTCCCGCGAGCGGGACACGCCATGCTGGGTTTCGCACATTGGGGGGATTAGCTCAGTTGGGAGAGCGTCTGGCTGGCAGCCAGAAGGTCAGGGGTTCAAGTCCCCTATCCTCCACTCCCTGGTTTTGCCGAGTCTCGCCGCATAGCGCCGAGACCGGGAAAACCGGGGTTTTTTCATGCGCGAGGCTCCCCGCCTGCGCTTCCCGGCGCTGCTCGGCGCTACCCAACTGCGCCGCTTTCTGCGCCGCTTTTTTGGCCGTCGTATCGAGGCCCACCGCACGCTCAAAATCCGTGTCGGTCACGTCTACATAGTGCCGCATGGCAACGGCTTGCGTGTTGCCCAGCCACTTGGCCACCACAGCTAGCGGGAATTGTCGGGCCAGGTCCGTTTCGCAGCTTGCCCGCATCGAATGCCACAGCCGGGGCCAGGATTCCAAGTGACCTTCCCCCGATCTATAGACCGTTGTGTATGAGAGAATCTGGGGGTAGGTGATCGCTGCGCGGCTGGAGCGGAGAAGTTGGCTGAGACGCAGCCGAAGTCAACTTCAGAGCGGAAGCGGCCCAGCGGGCGGCGTAGCTTGAAAATGAGTTGCCGGCGGGCGAAAATGCCGGCCGTCGAGTTGGACGGTTACTACGTTTCCGCGGCGGGGGCCGTCGCATGTGTCACAACGTATACGAGCTTCTTGTAGGATACGCCAAATCTGGAAGTAGTCTCGATAAAAGCTTGCACTCGATGGGCGCAAATGTCATGCCGAAGTGAAAGTGTTATTGCGCGAGGTTGTTTGGCAGCCTCGAAAGAAATGGTGTGCAATGTATCGGGTATTCAGTTGGCTTCGCCATGGTGTTGGCTCGCATCCGTGGAGTGTTTTCGTTCTGCTTGGCAGCATGCTGCTTAGTGCGTTCGGTTATCTATCAGACGGTTTTTTTGCAATTGCGGCTCTGTTGATTTTCGGTGTAACGGTCAGGGGCGCGTTACGTGCAGAGCATTTTTCTTGGATAGCCGGACTGGCGGCGTGCTTTGGATGGTTTGTCATCGCGACAATACTGATGAGTTTTGAAGCTCCCGCGTGGAGGGTTGCCACTTCGTTAGACAGGCCAAGTAGCTACCAAGATTTTATGGAAAGGTTTCCAAAGTCGTCACATCGAGCAGAGGCAGCTAAACGATTCAAGGTAATGGTTGAGACTCAAGCCAGAAACGAAAGGCTGCTCAATGATCTCTCGGCATTGACGGCCTTCGATCCAGGTCGGACTACGGCTCGCGAATTCCGCGCGCCCTTTGTAATTCAATGCGTATCCCGCGAATACCGCCCAGTCGGCATGCCGTCACGGGAGTCCGCGATTCATAAAGCAATGTCAGTAGTTGTATTCGGCGTAGTCGATGAAGAGGTCGGCAGATACGTGAATGACACATGGGGGAGCGTTGCCCGCGGGTCAGACGTTGCTCCGGCGTATTCTCGCACGATTTCAATTTGCGTAGTAGACAGCGCGAATCCATCTAGGCGATTTGAGACAGTAATTCACGCAACCCCAGATGGCAGGGATGTGAATTCGTACCATTGCACTCTTCCAATTGACGGATCGAACTTCGGGTTTCGCAGCCCAGATCAACTGGTGTTTACTATCCTCGAGTCGCTTACGGTTCCGGCCGGACCTGACTGAAAACGCGCTGGCGCCACTCCCGTCCTGTGCAAAAACCTCGTCGAGCGGCTCTGTAGAAACCCCTGATCTTGGTCGCATCACTCCGCGGTGCGCAAGGTAGTTGCCCCGAATTTCTTGAGAGAATAGCAACTGGCATTTGCGGACTTGATACGAGCGAGGCGTCGCAAGGCAGCTTTTCTACAGAGCACGTCGAGCCGTTTCGGACGGCTGCGATAGGTACAGTATTCGTGAGTCCCAGCGACGACTGGTACCCGTCCCACAATTGCCTCCATTGCTGCCGCCAGCACGCGTTCGCGATCGGCGCAGTCCAACGCTGGGAACTCCGCGGTGCTTCCTAGCGGCGAAATCCAACCGTCAGTCGCGTCTTCTTGGCTATGGCAGCTTACGCAACAAGGTCCACAATCGCTCTTGCTGGTGCGCGGTTTGAGTGCTTCTGTATGCCAGTCCGTGACACTGGCGACAGGCAAATTGTCGCCGCACGAGGGACAGTCGCCCGACGCGGCAACCGCATTGCGGACAGATAAACCACCACCGACAACCGCCTAGATGCGGTTGGGTCGCCACCAAGCTGACCCACAGCTCAATCGGATCACCATTCGCCGAATAGGCAATTGACAGATAACGCCAGCCGTTTGGCTGCACAAAGCAGCGCAGCCCAACCGAGACGCGGCGGCCGGTTGGAGCGGGTGTTTGAACTTCGTCTCAGCCACGCTTCGCGCGCCGGGCCTCAGGCACGCTTGTCGGGCCAGATGCTCAACCCGGAGCGTGAAGCATTGTTCGGTGGTTTTCTTGGCGTCCCATCGCCCCCGCCGCCCGCTGCCGAAACCGCCCATTGCCGCGCCTCGGTTCTTGCAAAAAGCAATTGGATATGACTATGCGTCAGGCAGTCCGGGG is part of the Pirellulales bacterium genome and encodes:
- a CDS encoding flippase-like domain-containing protein encodes the protein MNKWVSILVRLSVSLAILGFVVWNAWKDATFRDNFWKLVSSPAANWYILVAAWLVSLAAVMITMVRWHLLVVALGLPFKFRDALRLGFLGYMLNLVSPGSVGGDLFKAIFIAREHPQRRAEAVATVVLDRIIGLYGLFLVASIAIFSDGLLHENMPRPIRVIVVATLVCTAIGAVGIAMLLIPGVTSGRMSERLSRLPKVGGIAVKLIEAIRIYSQKPLVLAINVVLSMIVHLFATTSVYMIATGTPGVVPTWLDHFVAVPLAMVAGAIPALPAGLGAIEIVIDYLYTNLPTGLKVTPGQGLLVAVGYRITTLLNAAVGGVIYLFNRREVDELMHEAQEPHALEHELDRDRPSDNNAECHGDRDLHGATPASN